TCATGATGGATTCGATTGAGAAAAAGATGAGACTGCTTCAGCGCCTCGGTGAGCAGGAAGTCATTGAGAAGGAGCAAGCCTCGGAGCGGGCTGTGCTTGAAGAGCGCAAACGAATGGCAAGGGACCTCCATGACACGGTTAGCCAGCAGCTGTTTGCCATGCATATGTCGGCTTCGTCCTTACCGCGACTGCTGGAGATGAATCCGGAACATGGTGGCAAAGTACTGGACCAGTTAATCCAGATGTCACATATTGCACAGCGTCAGATGCGAGGACTGATTGCCCAACTTCGACCGGTGGAGCTGGAAGGGCGTGACCTCACCGCAGCACTGGATAGTTGGTTTCCTGATTATTGCAGGCAGAATGGTCTTAAAGGTGTGAAAGAGCTGGAACTGGATGGCGGAATCTCGGATGCCATTGAGCACCAGCTGTTTCTTGTTATTCAGGAGGCAGTTGCCAATGTTGTGAAGCATGCAGAGGCTGGAGTGGTTAGTCTGTCCATACGGGAGAGTGAACATCAGATCAGCATGAGCATCAGCGATGATGGTCAGGGATTTTTACAGCAAGCGGAGCGTCCGGGTTCATACGGGTTATCTACCATGCGTGAACGGGCAGAGAAGCTTGGGGGGCAAGTTCAGATTATATCGAAACCGGGAGCGGGAACGACGGTACGGGTATTGATCCCGAAATTCCCGAACGTTCCTGAGTGAACCAGAGGGGGAGACGCAATGAGTGGTAAAGTAAACGTGATGATTGTGGATGACCATGATATGGTGCGCATGGGCTTGAAAACATATCTGATGCTGGAACCTACTTTTCATGTGATGGGAGAAGCGGGCCATGGGCAGGATGCGCTTGATCAGTTACGTAAGTTAAATGATAGTGAAATGCCGGACCTGATTCTGATGGATCTGATGATGCCTGTAATGAATGGCGCTGAAGCAACAAAAGCCATCATGACTGAATTTCCAGGGATGAAAATTGTGATGCTCACCAGTTTCCTGGAGGATGATCTGGTTGTGCAAGCGATTGAAGCGGGTGCGGTAAGTTATGTACTGAAGACAGTCTCTGCTGAAGAACTGATCTATGCTCTGCAAGGGGCATATAGAGGCATGCCTGTTATGACAGGTGATGTTTCGCAGGCGTTAACCCGGGGAATCAGACAACGTACAGCGAGAGAGAGTGAATCGGGACTGACTGAACGGGAGAAGGAAGTGCTGCTGCTTATTGCAGAGGGAAAGACCAACAAAGATATCGGAGAAGAATTACATATCAGTATCAAAACCGTCAAAACACATGTAAGTAACCTGCTGATGAAATGTGAGATGGACGATCGTACACAGTTGGCCATCTATGCGCATCGTCAGGGATGGGTGAAAACGAAAGGGTAAAATGCTGTCGTGACGGGGAAAAGAGTCTATTCTTATGTGCTTTTATCTCCTTTTTAATTGTTTTTAAGGTACGGTTAAGGTTTAAAGTACAAAATAAGGACAGTTAAAGAATATCTCTTGGGAATAAGAGATTGGGAGGTAGAGAGGCATGGACGAACGCAACTATAGATCGAACCGTCAAGACGAGGAAAACGAAACCAAACAAACGGAGAATCGCAATTCTTCCGGAACGGACGAATCCTCCTATTATTATTCTTATGGACCTTTTCAGTCCGTGAATCAGGAAGATACAGCAAATCACATGGGAAGCAATAATCAACGTGAAGAAGGAAATGTAGAGATTACAAAACCTGATCCGGTGAGACCCGTACCTACTTACTATAATAGTGAACCATCCGAACAAGCGAAAAGATCATCAGCAGGCGGCGGAAACGGCTCAGGTAACGGTGGAGATCAAGGGAATGGCGGCAAAGGCAACTGGAACTATAATAACCGCAAGCCACGTTCTTCCGTAAGATCACTTCTATTTTCCTTTATTGCCGGGATGCTGGTCATCACCGTTCTCATGTACACAGCTGATAGAACAAACATGTTCACACCGGAGACGGCACTTACGAACACAGACAATCAAAGTTCAGGACAGGAAGCGTCTACAAACACAGGCGGAGGCAACAATGTCACAGCGTCGTTACTGCCAACAGGCAAAGAAGATGTGTCTTCCGTAGTAACAAGTACAAGTCCGGCTGTTGTCAAAATCGAAACACTCGCGAAGCAGTCCTCACGTACAGGATTGGGTCAGGGTGGATCAAATACAAGTGATCCGCTGTACCAATACTTCTTTGGAAATGGGGGCGGAACGGAAGGCAATCAAGGCCAAAGCCAGCAACCACAAAGCGGTAATCAGCTTGTGCCTATGGGCATTGGTTCCGGGTTCATTTTTGACAAAGAAGGATATATCCTGACGAACCAACACGTTGTTCAGG
This Paenibacillus xylanexedens DNA region includes the following protein-coding sequences:
- a CDS encoding HAMP domain-containing sensor histidine kinase — its product is MIRTILKANKWELMMYFALTGLITLGGFYLLYGEVLMGAGRQRAWTYVAVVVLATVITGYIAALRLQRKIDLLDLNMLKVSKGNLAVRMPEADDASFGRVYQEFNVMMDSIEKKMRLLQRLGEQEVIEKEQASERAVLEERKRMARDLHDTVSQQLFAMHMSASSLPRLLEMNPEHGGKVLDQLIQMSHIAQRQMRGLIAQLRPVELEGRDLTAALDSWFPDYCRQNGLKGVKELELDGGISDAIEHQLFLVIQEAVANVVKHAEAGVVSLSIRESEHQISMSISDDGQGFLQQAERPGSYGLSTMRERAEKLGGQVQIISKPGAGTTVRVLIPKFPNVPE
- a CDS encoding response regulator, with amino-acid sequence MSGKVNVMIVDDHDMVRMGLKTYLMLEPTFHVMGEAGHGQDALDQLRKLNDSEMPDLILMDLMMPVMNGAEATKAIMTEFPGMKIVMLTSFLEDDLVVQAIEAGAVSYVLKTVSAEELIYALQGAYRGMPVMTGDVSQALTRGIRQRTARESESGLTEREKEVLLLIAEGKTNKDIGEELHISIKTVKTHVSNLLMKCEMDDRTQLAIYAHRQGWVKTKG
- a CDS encoding S1C family serine protease, coding for MDERNYRSNRQDEENETKQTENRNSSGTDESSYYYSYGPFQSVNQEDTANHMGSNNQREEGNVEITKPDPVRPVPTYYNSEPSEQAKRSSAGGGNGSGNGGDQGNGGKGNWNYNNRKPRSSVRSLLFSFIAGMLVITVLMYTADRTNMFTPETALTNTDNQSSGQEASTNTGGGNNVTASLLPTGKEDVSSVVTSTSPAVVKIETLAKQSSRTGLGQGGSNTSDPLYQYFFGNGGGTEGNQGQSQQPQSGNQLVPMGIGSGFIFDKEGYILTNQHVVQGADVIQVTLENNSKPYEAKLLGSSFDLDLAVLKIEKNSGDDAFPVAPLGDSNSTQVGEWLVAIGNPEGFEHTVTAGVLSAKERTISIPDEETGKTREYSHLLQTDASINPGNSGGPLLNLNGEVIGMNVAVSADAQGIGFAIPSSVISEAVKYLKENKEVPKEPVPFIGASLMALTPEVAKQMGTDVTEGSVVASTIFQSPAYQADLRAYDIITGANGTPYATSQDLIDFIKKQKIGSEVTLNVVRDGKKMDLKIKIGNKNDFDTSQTTDTQQQQP